The DNA region CAAAGGCTCAatctagaaaagaaaaagaagtcgcaatttaatataataaatatatataacttgtATTCTCTTCTTCGTTTCATCCTTCGGAGGGACCTAATCACGCATTTATATTACTAAATTTTCATGGTCATCATGCACGTCTCTATCACGTTGCGCCACCCAAACCCTAATGCATGCGAGCGTCAACATTACTACATGAAATAATAGcccttttgattttttcatcATCGACTAGCTAACTAGTTCTATAtgtcatataaataaaataaaataaaataaaaaaccaactCCATAtcctttatttaataatattaccaCCGGTTTGAACTTGagaaaacatattaataaaaaaactaattaaagtgGCGTAGTGCTTCATATATCCTTCCGATTAGTTTTTTAATGATGCATGCATATCACTCACCAactttaattgttattattaatagtATTATAGGATATGCACGTATCTTCttaccttttcttttgtttttattcaatagacgtgcatgaaattaatttcttttcggttatgataaaaatatataaactgaATTTTGATGTACAGTGAATTAGATTAAGATTTTGTTCTTATTAGGGACTTAGAACAGATTTATACTGTGGTTGTGGTGGAAGATGCTGCCTAAACATAATGGGATTCTTTTCATTTGGTTCCATTCCATGAGATGAGAGTGCAGCACTTGATAGTTTGATGGAGCTTTTAAGCCAAATATTCCGTAGAAAAGGAGAACTAGCAAATGGAAATTAATGGGAAGGGCCTACATTAGCTGTGGGATATCAAGCGAAAGCGTGACGAAAGGAGAGAGAGAGCATGCAGATAGGAATTGAGTGGTGAGAACGACAGGGTCCACGTGCGATTTTCGAAGCCCTAGGATATGATGTTTGAGTTAAATTAACAAACAAATATCTCGTAACCTTTTTTGTATGAATAGAAGGAGTAGTGCTGCCAACTAAGTAGGCcaagataaagaaatatatatccAAGTTGAAGATGTGTTTTTACATCCTAAAGTCAATGCGctctttataaattacaaaagcaacaagggaaaaacaaataataaagcgAGGGATACACACCTTCCACCATGAAAGACATCTTTATGCTTTCTTGCATTCATTATTGCCTTGACTATCTATTATTCATATCCATGTCCATattattgtaaaaacaaaaaaaaacagtttgttcttatttaaaccctttaatttgaatatctatacatttttttctattaagcTATATATGTTTCTTCTAAACAAAACTTTCACCGTATTTTTTATGGGTAAGATGTTTAGTCACTGTAtttattaattcttataaaGCCGTGGCTCTATAATATGGAAAAGTATTCGTGGACATGAAATATGCTGCAATATATATACttagtgagagaaaaaaaatagatattataaGTATTATGACCGTGATTAGATATTTAAAAGTGTGggtatcattatatatatatatatatatatatatatatggaaaatGTATACTCTATGCTTGGGGTTGCATGagtagaaagataaaaaaaaaaaaaagaatgaaaaagagatGGAGAAAATATAGATATGTGTTAATGATAACACTATATATAATCTTTAAAGATATTTGAAGTAAATATGTTGGCCTTACTTATCCATTTACCCTCCAACCTTTTCTGAATTTACGACAAGAAACtaataatcttatatataagCAAGAGATTAAGCTAGCTAGACCATATATCTCCCTATAGGTTGTTAAATTGGATAATCTATCACACTCATTATAAAGCTAATTAATGATTGGATCTTTTGTTTCCAAATCCAAGTGATGTGTCAACTATTTATGTGTGAGGTTTGCCGTTCCGGGCGGCATGGGAACTACATGCAAACCAGCTAGccatattcttattttttatgatgtgCAGTGTAAAACCGAGTAGTCTTAGGTTGACTTCTCATAACAAACAAACAACATATCAAggcaaaaagaaattgaaaccaGCAGCCAGAGGGGATATTGTTGTGTGCGTCACTCATTCTAACTACACCAAACTTAATTAGATTACTCTAATGATAATAACgagcatatataatttttttaattaatgcctATCATTCCTAAAATAACCTTCTCTTTAAATCAAGAACTAAAATCTACTATAGAAATAATATAAAGATTTGTACGCGTTAATACTAGTCATACTCAAAATTACAGAGATTTAGAATAAACAAATCCCCTATACAACTCAATGACATCTCTGCATATACATAtagatttttaataataaaaaaatgcttaaccatatataaatatttaaattactttatttcaatataaatttaattatctattatAATCATTTATAGTCAAAATTAAGTCCTTTACGAGAATATGTTCTCACCTAATAtgctttctttatatatatgtatgtatgatcATTGCAGATACATATATGCTGCATTAATCTGTGATCTTAAGGATGAGAAAGAGAATAATATGCCGTCTTAATCTCATCTTGAAAGCATGAGTTGGAAGGCAaacatactatatatatatatatcaaaaacaCAACGAGGGGGTTGACCGAAAAAGTAACTTGCATGAAAATCTGACCAACAGAATGGAATGTCGATTTTATGTGTCTTGCAGCCTCGCATGATCTATATTTAAGGCAATTTGATAACGCATACTATGAACGTATATAAGATTTTGCGTAGTGTGGACTACAAATTCAATTAAACAAATCGGTTTCTCAATGAAAAGTTGTGATGCATGTTCGATACATTTGACACTCATGCTTGTGTTTTTTCCTGTCAGTTTGGCACGAAAAGTCTAAGACCATTATTCTATTTGTAACATGTACCTTGGTTTTGTTGTTTTGTGGATGGCAAATACAGACAAAATAGGTACTCGACAATGAAAAcctagaaattatatatatatatatatatatatatatatatatatatatatatatatatatatatatatatatatatatatatatatatttccttcTCAATTTCATTGCCAAGCAACATGTACAAATGAATACCAAACTCAACCGCTAACAAAACTCTAGTAAAAGATTGGCctttgtggaaagaaaaaaaacatgtcaAAGTAAATAGGACAGGTAATttgtaatatttgaaaaaaaatccaatatttttatatttgttattgtaAGAAAATGAATATAGATTAAAAAGATCACATTAATTTGCAATAAATCATCAGCTTTGGAGACAAGTTATTTATTAAAACGAATTttacaaaatcttatttttcagGAAAAATGAACTGTAGGTTTTTTGAAGTTCTTCCATAAAATTGACCCACAAAATAAGCCAATCCAATAATACACTGATAAAGATCAAATGAGATCAACAATGAGACTGAAATACTTCCCAATCTttttagaacaaaaagaaaagaaaataagagaagtgTTTGAGGCTTTTCCATTCGAGGAgggaagttttaaaaataagagaagatTTAAAAGGGTTACAGCtaaaaagaaatcaattttttatgtcaatcttaaaacattacaaaaaaaaaaaagaggataaGCAAGCGAAGTTTCTTTaccaattttttaattcattcagtCTTCAAAAATTTCAACTGTTTTGTAAATGTTTTCATCATGCTAAAATTGAGTATGGCATCATCGGCTAATGCAAATGATAAACGAGTGGGGTGAACACCTAATCATTGTATATATATAGATCTTAATTTTTCTCCTATAGGTCAGATCTAGTAATTTTAAGGGCATGCATGGATATTATGATGTAGGTTCTATATGTGTTGCTTCGTTTTCTCTAAGGATTCAAAcctttttttagtaattattaGGCAACAAGTAGTAGTGGTGTTCGATGATGAAGTGTGCATGAAGGATTGTAAAGTTCTGGCTCGACACACTATAATGCGCACATTCTAATAATATCACTTAATGAATATATAGCCTCGTGCACATGTTTCATAATGAGCGTAGATCATGAGTATCTGAAAGTACACCTAAATCCCCAACCGAATTCAATACTAGTTCTGTACTTTATACCGCGTATCATTAAGTTTCGAAAAACTTAACATGCACAATCTCAAGAGTATATGTtgaataactattttaatactAGGGTTATAGTATAAGTAGTACCACTTAGATGAAAATACATAGACCATATATATAGCTATTACTACTGTATAATCTGTGCCCTGAGAGGCTGAGATGTTAAAGAAAGGGAACCTCTTCAGCTAGATATTATTAGTTAGGGAGACGATGCAGATTAGTTTTCCAATTAAACTAGCTAGTTATTATTCTTTATCCTGTTTAGTACATATATgaccatttttcttttaaattagatCCTAGGTTACGAAAAGTTGTTTCTTCTAGTCTACCTATTAGTTTGCTGTGTGCTTGGGACCATTCCTCAGGTGATTAATTGGCTTGGGATATATAACTTATACTCCAATATTACAATATCAACTATCCATAATTTTCTTTAGGGAAATAGTCAACTATCCATAATTTAACTCTCTTTTATCTACATTCTACACATATCTaattaaaatctatatatacatatatgctTAGTTCTATTTGCCATAAAAGattatcattttgttttaacaatttCATCCCTCTTTTCTAAAAACAAGTGGTGTAGACCACTTAAAGTTTACTTTCATGCAAATCAGTGGCAAGACACTGAAATCATAAACTACTCGAGCATACGTGGGTGATTATTACGATGATACTGGGTGTATAGAGTATTACTCCAATATCAACAAGGAGCTTCCTTCTATGAAACTAACTTTTGGCtagaaaaaactaacaaaaagatAGTGCATGGgagtatatattaatttttcctGTGAagtaattaattagtaattattatatatctttAATTAAGTTTCTCCTTTTGAACAATTGTGGTACACACCTAACTACTAATACCCCAATTCCCGTGCACCACCAAACACAACACTCTAATAAAAGGTTCTTAGGATCCTATGTGGAagctccatatatatatatatatattgtctttGTTGGATGGACAAACACCATGATTCTAATTAATCATGTTGCCATGACACAGAATATGAGTATGAAATTAAAACGGAAATGGAAGACGATCGATTTCCGAGAAACATACTTCTCACCTGATGCATacgcatttattttttaataggaTTTTATGAGGAGAGCAAGAAACATTATATATACTTACCCATCACTAGATAGATAAACCTGCTTTAGTTCTGCTGTATCTTTCATCTTTCTAACCCCCACTAGGTTTCTATTTTAATGTACTTTGGTACTTTTGATGAGAACGTAGTTCCATTTCCTTTTCGGACACTCCTATGTAATCCCCTATGTTCATTTTCTTCATCTCTCTTTAATTACATGCTAATAAAGGAGACAACAATTGGGATTAGGAAGGTGCATGATATGACAAAGAGAGAGAGCAACGATGGAAAATCATATCCCTAGCTATAACTAATTCACACAAGcacatacacatacacataacaaatagattataattattaatttatagtattaatataaaagGGTAAAGAGATGGTTAAAACTTGAAAGTACCTCTGATTCGCTTTCCAGTCTGAGTTTGCTAACCAGATACTTCAATAGCAACCGAACTGTCATCCTTCCATCCCTGAAAGTTTTAAGTCAAAAAGAAATGATGAGTTTTTGCAGCTCCAAATACGATCAAATCATGATCAAAACGACATTGATAACACACTGACAAGAAAAGCCTCAAGCTAGCACTTCAAGGGAGAGAgaataagaaacaaataaacaaagaaagaaaaaacaaacaaatactcACTTAATTCTAAGGTAGTTCTTAGGTATTTGTGACAAGAATGGTTCTCTCGCTCTGCATTGTACAAATGAAAACCAAGTGAGTTTTATCAGaaaaaaaagcaattaaacTGCGCTAGCCTAGCCTATAGCTAGCTAGACGCATGCAtgtacacatatatatataagaaaaattagtGTACTAGaaattataacaaatattaatttgcattttttaatttattgttagcTAGCTTACTGATTTGGAGAGACTAGTAACATAAACCATATTCCAGAATGAGGTCTTCTAGGAGGATCAACAACCCGAACGGTGACATTATCGGAGCTTGGTCCAGCCCCAGCTGCTGCCACGTCATATTGATCAAACCCGGAAGAGGAAGTAGAAGAAGGGAAGTGATGAAAGGGTACTGTGGGAAAGTAAGATCCTAAGGGATGAGGCCTCAAAGAAGAGTAACAAGTTtgtgaagaggaagaagaagaaggaataggaaGAGgagtgaaagaagaagaagagggcaTAATAGGCATTGAATGAGGAAGTAGTGGACCAAATGCCCGGTTCATCATCTCGTGATGACCAAAGGTTGATGATGTAATTGGACCACTTGCCATAGACATCATCGACGACGAcatggaagaggaagaagaagaagaagaagaagaatacgAAGTCGTTGGGTGATGCTGCTCAAAAAGCAAACGAGATGAAGAAGAACCACCAAAACTAGACCCTCCTCCTCTCCCTGAAGCCACCCCCGGAAAAATCGCCGGTGATGGCTGCTGCTCTGAGCTCCGCCGTGAAGGAAGCAAGTCTAACTCAACAAGCCCTGAACCGGTTGTTGTTGGAACAGCGGTTCGATTATCACGCTCTTGCTTTGTGCTTGTCAAACCTATGCTTAATTGAAgccagttattgtttttgttgttgttgttgtgtgctccttcttcttcttcttcttcctttgaggTTGAACCACAACCTCCAACTTCATCTTCCTCGTTAGGGTTGTTGTGTCTCGATGATTCTTCAGCCTCGGCCATGATGTGCCTCCTCACCACAATATCAGCTCCTAACAAGCAATTGTAGCCTCCTTCAACTTGGTTCATCGCACTATTCGTTGTTGTGTTACCGTAAATAACATAATCACCACTCCTATTAATGTTGTTCTGTTGTTGCTTCCCGTTTTGAGAAGGAACCATGGTCATATTGGAGTTCTCACTCCACACCAGAAAACCATGAAAAAACCAAACccgatgaagatgatgatgatgatgatgatgttgttgttggacACGTGTCCGTTCTCAACACGagcaataagaaaaagaaaggaagaagaaggagaaaaagaagagaaggggtTCGGGATCTGGTGTTTATATAAAGGGTTAGGCATAGGAATTGCATAGTGGTTTGCCATCATCTATATCATGATCAATAAGGAAGAGACTTATTAATAGTAATAAGAAAGCCATCAACTATATATGCAAAATAATATTCTCAGAATAGCAGCTAGCTAGCTGCAGCAAGAACATCAAAGAGAActaaatatttctttctttcaaatctCACTTTCCATTAATTCTCTTTGTTTGGAAGCTTGTGGGATGGAACTGTTTGCAGAAGCtatgagagaaaaaagagaaagaaagaaagagaaagaatgaaagaaCGAAGGACGGTGGTCTCTCTGTCagttgaataaataattaattttattctattttatatttgtatacaTGTCTTTCAACATTATTCTAACAAGAGTTTATGTGCctatattatttgataattttctttaacttctAATAACGACGACTAtgtgattaaaatattttacttgcTCGAGATCATTGATTTGATAATGACAATTGAAGATGAAGTAgttttgttataattaatttttataaaatgattgaaTATCGTATAAAATGTCCTCTTGTAAGAATGACGTAATTAATGTAAATAGTTATGTATGTAAACCTTTATATGTTAACAATTTTCGGGAAATCGAGAAGTATGATAACAATTTTCTaccttttttatcaaaataattctgATATGCCTATTAATTAGTGTGTAATATAATATTGGGGGGGTGGACAAAGAGAAGGGTCCTGCCAGCGAACAGTTTTGGGCCATGTTCCGTGGAGAAAATGACTGCAAAGGGTCTCACCCTTTTGGTTATGTCGCTAAAAGCTCCTCTTTAGCCCTAATGACCTTCTGGTCGGGTTAccctaattattaatatttaattactcATAATATTTGATAgccaaaaatgataaaaaaaatcataataattaagactattttattttttagaaatatatatcttgatttatctggctattttttaacttttgcaACTTGTAGAGATGCATACTACTTTAAAAAACGGTTTACATGTAAATGGCTTGTTGAAATTAATTTCAtgttgttctctcttttgaaaaattattcgGTCGTTGTCTTCTTCTAGTATATTTTTGCATGTTCATTTTGAACTTTTTTGGTTTATGTATTCAAGGTGATCCTGATCAATGGACTTCTCCTGAACATTCAACTGCATGCTTTTGGAATAATGCAACTTTTGAAAATCTTGTTGTCAAAAGTTTACTTTTACAGTGACTCTTATTACAAGTTTTCGAAGAAGTAACTCTAAAGGCATGGCAGCAATACCAAACTTAATTAGCCCACatactatattattattaattaatattttagcttCATATTGCCCATCCTCTGCGTATAATTAAATATCTGTGACACACAGGCTGCTGGAGATCATATTGTATTAATGAATCTGATCAGTGATCATGCAAAATGGTTACACAAAATTGTTGTTTAAAGAAAAGGGTATATTGAAATACTAAAaagttcaaattaaataatgaagCAGCAGAGAGATCAAACAAAGTGCAGTTTTTTGGGTGTTTTGTTGttatgtgtgtattttttttgttgcactGGGAATTGGGGGAGGAGATGGAGAGAAGGAATATAAGTAATTTAAGTGGGAGGGCATGATGACCTACCTGTCAAAAATGGTATAAAATAGAAAGACATATAATAAACAAGGGGAAAAGGACACATTGGACACAagtcattaattcattattaagaggcaattataaagaaataaatagagAATAGGATTCTTTCATTTgggcatgcatgatgatgaTGGTGTCTCCACACAACCCGAGAATCGAAACACTGCGATGTGGGCTTTTATTGTAAAACATTCGTTGCAAAAGCCATGTGCCTCCCACCCTCCTTGCATCTATTTGTACGGTCTCTCTCTCTTAATTTGTGTGATAGTAtgtttttatagtattttttttgtgcTTCTTGGGAAGGGCTTATGAGGACCAATATCAGGagggtcatcaaaatcaatctTGCACACTGACAAATTGTAATCATACTCTCATATAGTAGTATataaatttcaatgttcaaaacAGTACTTCCGTTAAGTAGTGGATGTTTAAAGATGAACAACGAGCTTGGCTGACCCTTGCTGAAAAGCTGGAACTTTCTTTCCAGCCCATCTAacatgctctctctctctctctataaagCAAAACAGCTTTATTTCGAAAGAAACTATTCGGGACTTTCACAGGAGGATGAGGGGTCAATCAACCAAATTCCCTGACTTAAATTATGTTGGAAATTTTTACGAGTCTTTGACATGCCGGACCAATTCCAACTCTAATATCGTTTGGAgaaattcttatatatatatatatatatatatatatatatatatatatatatatatatatatatatatatatatatatatatatatataaaaggattcCCTATATAAACCTTACACACATATTAAGTGTCTAAAATAAGTAGTACTTATCTAAGAATTTATCATGCATccattaattagaaaatttggGAAAGTTTTGGATATATAGTTTCAAATTGGaggtatattttaattacactCCCTTCGATCTCATTTTTCTAcagggaaaaaaaatgtttgccaaatgaagaaaacaagatATAATGTGTCATGCGCTTATGAAGGCAGCAACCAAAGAGATGAGAAGCGTGACTCTGGTGGCAGTGCATGGATTGGAATCAAAGGGACACTTTGTTTGATGATGGCGATATTTTTCTACCCTAAAATTTCACCCTCAAGATACATGCATGATGTATTGTTTCAGTGGAAATTAATACACATAGACAGTGATCGCAGCGCCcatattattaatgtaattttttcaatagtgcggtttttattttagtttaaaaaacttatatgtAACAGTGCGTGATAGTAGTTTTATACAACTCCTTTAGTATAATATATGTGagtatcattttaattataaaaacaaaaaggaaagacGAGGAGCTCCACTTTACCACAAAAAATTCTTCATAGTAATCATAAGAGTATATTTCATAAGCACAAAATCTTAATATATATCTTTAAGTGTGGACAAACTAAGTTAGACGTAAgtagttaatttaaaatataatatatagttgCGACCAATGAGGAGTTTATTGGTTAAAAAGTTGACGTTGAAAACAACTCCAGATTAGGAGtttgtctttttgtgtttcttCTCTTATGCCTTTTCCatctttctttctcccatttttTTCACAATGAGTACCGTCCATGTGTCACCACTTTGTCCAAAATTACTCTCTCAAAAATAAATCCTTCAACATATATATTGAATTAACCATGAATTTGGAAGTGGCTACAAGAGAGGAACAAACTATGTAATGTCcgaggaagaagagaagaagaaaatcacttTAATTGGCTTtggaaaggaaagaagaaaaaaaattgtacgaATTGAATGTTGTGAGCGAATACGTAATAATCATGCATGGGATGCTGGCATGACTTTTAGAAATTGTAACAGATTCCATGGGCTAGGTTGATTTTGATTTAGCACGGTACTAAGGGAAGGGGACCAAACAATGATAACATTTGCAATGTACATGTTCCCATCAGAGAAAGTGGGTTAGCTAGCGCTATGGTGTCTTTTTCCCACTTCGAAAGATGAGTGGACAATTGAAGAAAGACAAGTTTCACtgtgtatatttttatattttaattttatgtatagaAAAGAATTATCAACTTTAATATCGTCATCATGCCATCATCAATACGACCATCATCACCAATTTCATCCATCCACACATACGAGACAAGATCGAGACGAGAGTGAGGCCCAATTTAACACATATAACACACTAAAAATATTGCTACTATATAGGTGGCTAGTTAATTACTATAtagcctttttttaaaaataaaaaaggcccTAAAGTGTATATATACTTGGGCATTGACtcttgacttttgagaaaaAAGTGTGATAAGGAAGAGGAAGGAGTTTGTTTTTTTGAACTTGTTATTATCAAAACCAAGAGAGAGGGGGTGACTGTTTAGTAGTGTTGTGTTTGCATGTGCATGTGTTATAATGAGTGGCCATGTCAGTCCATGCATGTGAGAGTCTGGGGGATAACTGTAAGTTGTGGAAACCGAGAGGGAAAAAAGAGAATATTGCATGGCTTATGGGGGTTAAAATTTGTCAGATTCGTGTGCACGGTCCACTTTTGGGCTTTAAGATAGGAGTGCCATGTGATATCGTAATTTATAGCCTAGTACCTTCAATCCACTAACATTTGGTCAACAAATCAACAATGCTTCAAAATATATTGAATGATATATTTGAAATACTACTATATAACATATTATTACATGCATCTTTTGGAAATCATTTAGTACATGAATACAAACGCCTCGCCTAATAAGAATGTTGTTGAATGGGGTGTGACGACATTTTTTCATATAGACTCCTAAATATAATGCTTTAATAATAGCCTTTTCTCCATGTTTTAAAGTCGTCATACTATATGTAGACTAATCGTATGTATTTGGACTTGCATGCAAAACCAAAAGGAAAATACTTTACCTCAATCATGACGAGTAAGAACACACtccacgtttttttttttatctaaatgcAATGatagtattgaaaagattttttttacattatcatctaattaattatatatatatatatatatatatatatatatatatatatatatatgagaattattttttatattattattattattcaaatatacttttttgtatttcttaTCGTCTAAGGCTTCGTGTAGTTTAGGGGAAATTAAAGTTGAGGAAAAGAAAgtcaatgaaagaaaaatacaaatatataaaaaaaatcatcatttctTTTTGAATGAAAGGCTGGAAAGAGAGATGAAAGAAAAGTTTTAGTGACTCACAAGAAAAATTCCCCACCTCTCTTGGtcatctctcttaaaagggaaaCATGCAAGAGATtctactattttatttatttatccaaaatacttatgataacaaaaataataataaataagtattatattaattaaatcaataataataataatataaaaattctttccaataataaattttctccaaaatatattatttgggcaaaataataatattaccatatataaatattttacttttcattttctgcaactatttttttttattttctatgttaTCTAACCtaaaattgatttcattttaaactttttttttttactttcttaccTCCCGTTTTCTTTTCTAAACCTAACAATCTCAACCGTCTGTTTGGTTCTAGTGATTcaagaaagaatgaaaatgcaagatgaaaaagacaaaaactcgtttggtttgtttaattatctaggaggaaagaaaaataataacagaaCCCACAAAAGTATTCTTTTTAGATACTAGGAGTATCAAAATGATTCTAATTTAATGGACCGATTCAATAATTAAGTTCGACAAAGGGTTGGATTGAGCTTTAAAAATTCAgacttgaaaatattttaatttagccTAATCCTTGTCAAAATTTCTTTGACCCAAATGGGATGGGTTAACTTATTatggtttgattttttattattattaaaatcataGACGATAAATTTAAttctacatttatttttaatttctatttcagGGCTAACATTCTATGCatatttagttttgtttttattttatttctattattacGTGTTATGATTTTCCTGTTTTACAGTACAAATaactaattatgttttttattttagtttataatgatttaaaacattttattaactatttgcattttttattttaataaattttcttatatatgaaAGATGATTGACCCATGAGTTGACTTATTTGACTTGTGGCCT from Glycine soja cultivar W05 chromosome 8, ASM419377v2, whole genome shotgun sequence includes:
- the LOC114424396 gene encoding protein LAX PANICLE 2-like → MTMVPSQNGKQQQNNINRSGDYVIYGNTTTNSAMNQVEGGYNCLLGADIVVRRHIMAEAEESSRHNNPNEEDEVGGCGSTSKEEEEEEGAHNNNNKNNNWLQLSIGLTSTKQERDNRTAVPTTTGSGLVELDLLPSRRSSEQQPSPAIFPGVASGRGGGSSFGGSSSSRLLFEQHHPTTSYSSSSSSSSSSMSSSMMSMASGPITSSTFGHHEMMNRAFGPLLPHSMPIMPSSSSFTPLPIPSSSSSSQTCYSSLRPHPLGSYFPTVPFHHFPSSTSSSGFDQYDVAAAGAGPSSDNVTVRVVDPPRRPHSGIWFMLLVSPNQAREPFLSQIPKNYLRIKDGRMTVRLLLKYLVSKLRLESESEIEITCRGQQLLPFLTLQHVRDNIWSPRDTTRPLLSDSSTTTDHVMVLHYCRTTN